In Arachis hypogaea cultivar Tifrunner chromosome 17, arahy.Tifrunner.gnm2.J5K5, whole genome shotgun sequence, a single window of DNA contains:
- the LOC112765299 gene encoding uncharacterized protein has product MRPPKKSIHAVTTWVRRQPPKVKAFLAVVSGMAALVFLRFIVHDHDNLFVAAEAVHSLGISVLIYKLMKEKTCAGLSLKSQELTAMFLAVRLYCSFVMEYDIHTILDLATLGTTLWVIYMIRFNLRSSYMEEKDNFAIYYVVIPCAVLALFIHPSTSHHLLNRIFWAFCVYLEAVSVLPQLRVMQNTKIVEPFTAHYVFALGVARFLSCAHWVLQVLDSRGHLLVALGYGLWPSMVLISEIVQTFILADFCYYYVKSVFGGQLVLRLPSGVV; this is encoded by the exons ATGAGGCCTCCGAAAAAGTCGATCCACGCCGTCACCACATGGGTGCGGCGGCAGCCTCCGAAAGTAAAGGCTTTTCTCGCCGTCGTTTCGGGCATGGCGGCGCTCGTGTTTCTCCGCTTCATCGTTCACGATCATGACAACCTTTTTGTCGCCGCTGAAGCTGTCCACTCCCTTGGAATCTCCGTTCTCATCTACAAGCTCATGAAAGAGAAGACTTGTGCCG GATTATCGCTCAAATCTCAGGAATTGACGGCTATGTTTTTAGCTGTTAGGCTGTATTGCAGTTTTGTCATGGAATATGACATTCACACCATACTTGATTTGGCTACTTTGGGTACAACACTCTGGGTTATATACATGATCCGTTTTAACTTGAGGTCTAGTTACATGGAGGAGAAGGACAATTTTGCAATATATTATGTG GTGATACCTTGTGCTGTGTTAGCCTTGTTTATTCATCCATCAACTTCTCATCATTTATTGAACAGGATTTTCTGGGCATTCTGTGTGTATCTTGAAGCTGTATCAGTACTACCCCAATTGAGGGTCATGCAGAACACCAAA ATTGTTGAACCATTCACAGCTCATTATGTGTTTGCACTTGGTGTCGCAAGATTCCTCAGCTGTGCACATTGGGTTCTTCAG GTGTTAGATAGCCGTGGACATTTGTTGGTTGCCTTGGGGTATGGTTTATGGCCATCAATGGTTCTTATCTCAGAAATTGTCCAGACTTTTATCCTTGCAGATTTCTGCTATTATTATGTCAAAAG TGTTTTCGGGGGACAGCTTGTTCTTCGCCTTCCATCTGGAGTGGTATAA
- the LOC112764135 gene encoding tRNA-dihydrouridine(47) synthase [NAD(P)(+)]-like, translating to MESEESRSQLPGDEATAVEGTAEQLVARAIAPIKKEFLRPPPVRSSSADNEAAAAAAATNDNKNPAHPGSGLLKDKKSKRQLKRERRQEQKSARNLCPEVAKTGDVTSCPYKDKCRFSHDIEAFKAQKPADLEGQCPFVKSGGPCPYGLACRFSSTHEDGVPSSTGHLNGLKNPSEVNGLSKDVQKLLWKNKMRFSKADAKLKSLGLLGPKSKMKNLENKDGENGGSNKCSLSDDNGCCEVASDLGPKLEEAIKDDDADAKYETDELCPQKRRKTGVNCDPSEIEKGVNVTEEIERGSINTEPEAGCDTLTIKTDLSLKLHPREKKLIDFRDKLYLAPLTTVGNLPFRRVCKVLGADVTCGEMAMCTNLLQGQASEWALLRRHSSEDLFGVQICGAYPDTVARTVELIEQECTIDFIDINMGCPIDIVVNKGAGSALLTKPMRMKNIVEVASSTVDKPITIKVRTAYFEGKNRIDSLIADMGSWGAGSVTIHGRSRQQRYSKLADWDYIYQCGRKAPKTLPVVGNGDVFSFVDWNNHRTACPELATCMVARGALIKPWIFTEIREQRHWDISSGERLNILKEFVHFGLEHWGSDTKGVETTRRFLLEWLSYTCRYVPVGLLEVIPQRINWRPPSYYGRDELETLMASDSAADWIRISEMLLGKVPDGFTFAPKHKSNAYDRAENG from the exons ATGGAGTCGGAGGAATCCCGGTCCCAGTTACCGGGAGACGAAGCAACAGCGGTTGAGGGAACCGCTGAGCAACTGGTGGCGAGGGCCATAGCTCCCATCAAGAAGGAATTCCTTCGCCCACCACCTGTTCGCTCTTCCTCCGCAGACAACGAAGCCgctgccgccgccgccgccaccaATGATAATAAGAACCCTGCTCATCCTGGTTCGGGTCTTCTAAAGGACAAGAAGTCCAAGCGCCAGCTCAAGCGTGAACGCCGTCAG GAGCAAAAGTCGGCACGAAACCTCTGCCCGGAAGTTGCAAAGACCGGTGATGTTACTTCATGTCCTTATAAAGACAAATGCCGCTTCAGCCATGATATTGAAGCCTTCAAGGCCCAG AAACCAGCTGATCTAGAAGGACAATGTCCTTTTGTTAAGTCTGGAGGGCCTTGCCCTTATGGGTTAGCATGTAGATTTTCAAGTACCCATGAAGATGGTGTTCCTTCTTCTACTGGCCATCTCAACGGTCTTAAGAACCCTTCTGAGGTTAATGGATTGAGCAAAGATGTTCAGAAGCTTCtgtggaaaaataagatgaggtTCTCCAAGGCTGATGCCAAACTCAAAAGTCTTGGCCTCTTG GGCCCCAAGTCAAAAATGAAGAACTTGGAAAATAAAGATGGTGAAAATGGCGGTTCAAATAAGTGTAGCCTTTCTGATGACAATGGGTGTTGTGAAGTAGCCTCTGACTTGGGTCCTAAGTTGGAAGAAGCTATAAAGGATGATGATGCTGATGCAAAATATGAAACCGATGAACTTTGTCcacagaaaagaagaaaaactggAGTAAATTGTGATCCTAGTGAGATAGAAAAAG GTGTGAATGTTACTGAAGAAATTGAAAGAGGCAGCATAAATACTGAACCAGAAGCAGGATGTGATACTTTAACCATAAAAACTGATCTAAGTCTGAAGTTACATCCACGTGAAAAGAAGCTTATTGATTTTAGGGACAAATTGTATCTTGCACCCTTGACCACAGTTGGAAACCTCCCTTTTAGGAGGGTTTGCAAAGTATTAGGAGCTGATGTAACATGTGGTGAGATGGCAATGTGCACAAATCTTTTGCAG GGTCAAGCTTCTGAATGGGCATTGCTGAGACGTCATTCATCTGAAGATTTATTTGGTGTACAAATCTGTGGTGCATATCCAGATACTGTGGCTCGCACTGTTGAACTAATAGAACAAGAATGTACCATAGATTTTATTGATATAAATATGGGTTGCCCTATTGACATTGTTGTGAATAAGGGTGCTGGATCAGCTCTTCTGACAAAACCAATGCGGATGAAAAATATTGTTGAAGTAGCTTCAAGCACAGTGGACAAACCAATAACTATCAAG GTACGGACTGCTTATTTTGAAGGAAAGAATCGCATTGATTCTCTCATTGCAGACATGGGCTCTTGGGGAGCTGGCTCAGTAACAATACATGGAAGGTCACGTCAACAACGCTATAGCAAGCTTGCTGATTGGGATTACATATACCAGTGTGGAAGGAAGGCCCCTAAGACATTGCCAGTAGTGGGGAATGGGGATGTTTTTTCGTTTGTAGACTGGAATAACCACAGAACTGCATGTCCTGAACTTGCTACCTGCATGGTTGCTCGTGGTGCTCTGATTAAA CCTTGGATATTTACTGAGATCAGGGAACAGAGACATTGGGACATCAGTTCTGGTGAGCGACTAAATATTCTCAAAGAGTTTGTGCATTTTGGCCTTGAACACTGGGGATCTGACACAAAAG GAGTGGAGACAACGAGGAGGTTCTTGTTGGAATGGCTTAGCTACACTTGTAGGTACGTACCTGTTGGTCTTCTGGAAGTGATTCCACAACGAATAAACTGGCGTCCACCTTCTTACTATGGGCGAGACGAGCTTGAGACGCTGATGGCCTCAGACTCGGCAGCTGACTGG ATACGCATATCAGAGATGCTACTAGGCAAGGTTCCGGATGGCTTTACATTTGCTCCAAAGCATAAATCAAATGCTTACGATAGAGCCGAAAATGGCTGA